From a single Paraburkholderia edwinii genomic region:
- the selA gene encoding L-seryl-tRNA(Sec) selenium transferase — protein sequence MSDAATSEQRARLARLPAVERVMSRQAAQALSDAYGRSQVVDAVRAALDVLRGEMLAGVEASNCADASESDGADATVEARIIDHASHSLEARARSRMRAVFNLTGTVLHTNLGRALLPDEAVRAVVDALTRPTNLEFDLATGARGDRDDLVDDLICELTGAEAATVVNNNAAAVLLTLSALASKKEVIVSRGELVEIGGAFRIPDIMTRAGVRLREVGTTNRTHAKDYEEAINPRTALLMKVHCSNYAISGFTKSVDIGELAQIAHRHALPVAFDLGSGTLVDLAQWGLPAEPTVRGTIDAGADLVTFSGDKLLGGPQAGLIVGREALIRKIRKHPLKRALRVGKLTLAALEPVLRLYRAPELLAQRLTTLRLLTRPAADMHAAALRMQPAFQLALGERYALTVEPMFSQIGSGALPVDQLPSYGLAVRVAGAKRGGRALVQLEQALRDLPRPVLGRIADDTLQLDLRCLEAADEAAFIAQCAELHL from the coding sequence GTGAGCGATGCGGCGACAAGTGAGCAGCGTGCGCGACTGGCGCGGTTGCCGGCGGTCGAGCGTGTGATGTCGCGGCAAGCGGCGCAGGCGTTGAGCGACGCATATGGGCGCAGCCAGGTTGTCGATGCGGTGCGTGCCGCGCTCGATGTATTGCGCGGGGAGATGCTTGCGGGCGTGGAGGCATCGAATTGCGCGGACGCAAGCGAATCGGATGGTGCCGATGCGACTGTCGAAGCACGCATCATCGATCACGCGAGCCATTCTCTCGAAGCACGCGCGCGCAGCCGCATGCGTGCCGTGTTCAATCTGACCGGCACGGTCCTGCATACGAATCTTGGTCGCGCATTGCTGCCCGACGAAGCGGTGCGCGCGGTCGTCGATGCGCTCACGCGGCCCACCAACCTCGAATTCGATCTCGCCACCGGCGCGCGCGGCGATCGCGACGATCTGGTCGACGACCTGATCTGCGAATTGACGGGGGCTGAAGCGGCAACCGTCGTCAATAACAACGCGGCTGCGGTTTTATTGACCTTGTCGGCGTTGGCATCGAAGAAGGAAGTGATCGTCTCGCGCGGCGAACTCGTTGAAATAGGCGGCGCGTTCCGGATTCCCGACATCATGACGCGCGCCGGCGTCCGATTGCGCGAGGTCGGCACGACAAACCGCACCCATGCGAAGGATTACGAAGAGGCGATCAACCCACGCACTGCATTGCTGATGAAAGTGCATTGCAGCAACTATGCGATCAGCGGCTTTACGAAAAGCGTCGATATCGGCGAACTGGCGCAGATCGCCCATCGTCATGCATTGCCGGTTGCGTTCGATCTCGGCAGCGGCACGCTGGTGGATCTCGCGCAATGGGGCTTGCCTGCCGAGCCGACTGTGCGCGGCACGATTGACGCGGGTGCTGATCTTGTCACGTTCAGCGGCGACAAGCTGCTCGGCGGCCCACAGGCGGGCTTGATCGTTGGGCGCGAAGCGTTGATTCGCAAGATCAGGAAGCATCCGTTAAAGCGCGCACTGCGTGTCGGCAAACTCACGCTCGCGGCGCTCGAGCCCGTGCTGCGGTTGTATCGCGCGCCGGAATTGCTTGCGCAGAGGCTGACGACCTTGCGTCTTCTGACGCGGCCCGCTGCCGATATGCATGCGGCTGCGCTGCGCATGCAGCCTGCCTTTCAGCTCGCGCTCGGCGAGCGTTATGCGTTGACTGTCGAACCGATGTTCAGCCAGATCGGCAGCGGTGCATTGCCGGTCGACCAGTTGCCGAGCTATGGGCTCGCGGTACGCGTTGCCGGTGCGAAACGCGGTGGACGCGCGCTCGTGCAGTTGGAACAGGCGCTGCGCGACTTGCCGCGCCCCGTGCTTGGCCGCATCGCCGACGATACCTTGCAGCTCGATCTACGTTGCCTCGAAGCGGCGGATGAAGCGGCGTTTATCGCGCAATGCGCGGAGCTGCACCTATGA
- the selB gene encoding selenocysteine-specific translation elongation factor, with protein sequence MIVGTAGHIDHGKTTLVRALTGVDTDRLKEEKARGISIELGYAYTPLANGEVLGVIDVPGHEKLVHTMAAGACGIDFALLVIAADDGVMPQTREHLAILELLGVTRGAVALTKVDRVDAARLAQVREEIGAWLASTVFAGVRIFCTNATVDGDAGVGELNAYLREAAADLVLHKGRDDALFRLAIDRVFTLAGHGTIVTGTVFAGRVTAGETLMLAPALEPVRVRSIHAQNHAAEGGHAGQRCALNLAGVDKDAIARGDWIIDARLARPSERLDVELTLLEDAGLTLEHWAPLHVHLGTTHQVAHVALLDGDTLAAGDKARAQLVFDTPLCALPGDRFIVRNAQATRTVGGGRVLDPFGPARKRRTAERRAWLDALQTWLDDGRIEPLLDHAPHGMQRSTLVCLTGVSHHALQFPHDVIDIALHGKAADDGFVLLRRHWNGLREHVIGALQQFHARFPDEQGPDSARLRRIAAPLLTDTLWRALIEALVSEGLVSKSGPWLHLPEHSVSLDKQEEALKQMLLPLMAEGRFDPPWVRELAATVHRHEDDVRALLRKLARQGDVYQVVRDLFYHRDSMRELARVVAQLAAQQGGALSAAAFRDETGLGRKRAIQVLEFFDRVGYTRFQRDVHLLRVDSRLSEML encoded by the coding sequence ATGATCGTCGGCACCGCGGGTCATATCGATCACGGTAAGACGACGCTTGTGCGCGCGTTGACGGGCGTCGATACCGATCGCCTGAAGGAAGAAAAGGCGCGTGGCATTTCGATCGAACTCGGGTATGCCTATACGCCGCTCGCAAACGGCGAAGTGCTCGGCGTGATCGACGTGCCGGGCCATGAAAAGCTCGTGCACACGATGGCCGCGGGCGCATGCGGCATCGACTTCGCGTTGCTGGTGATCGCCGCGGACGACGGCGTGATGCCGCAAACACGCGAGCATCTGGCGATTCTGGAATTGCTTGGGGTCACACGGGGCGCCGTTGCGTTGACGAAGGTCGATCGCGTCGATGCGGCGCGGCTTGCGCAGGTGCGCGAGGAGATCGGGGCGTGGCTTGCGTCGACGGTGTTTGCCGGTGTGCGAATTTTCTGCACCAATGCGACGGTGGACGGCGATGCGGGTGTTGGCGAGCTTAATGCCTATCTTCGCGAGGCTGCTGCCGACCTTGTCCTGCATAAGGGTCGCGACGATGCGCTATTTCGTCTGGCAATCGACCGTGTGTTTACGCTCGCGGGCCACGGAACGATTGTGACCGGAACGGTCTTCGCGGGTCGCGTGACGGCGGGCGAAACGCTGATGCTTGCACCGGCGCTTGAACCGGTTCGCGTGCGCAGCATCCACGCGCAAAATCACGCGGCGGAAGGCGGACATGCGGGACAACGTTGCGCGCTCAACCTTGCCGGTGTTGACAAGGATGCGATTGCGCGCGGCGACTGGATTATCGATGCGCGGCTAGCAAGGCCTTCGGAGCGGCTCGATGTCGAATTGACGCTGCTCGAAGATGCAGGCCTTACGTTAGAACACTGGGCGCCATTGCATGTTCATCTCGGCACGACGCATCAGGTTGCTCACGTCGCTTTGCTCGATGGCGATACGTTGGCGGCTGGAGACAAGGCGCGTGCGCAACTCGTGTTCGATACGCCGCTTTGCGCGCTGCCCGGCGATCGTTTTATTGTGCGCAACGCGCAAGCGACGCGCACGGTCGGCGGTGGACGTGTGCTCGATCCATTCGGACCGGCGCGCAAACGCAGGACCGCGGAACGGCGCGCGTGGCTCGATGCGTTACAGACCTGGCTCGACGATGGACGCATCGAGCCGCTACTCGACCATGCGCCACATGGGATGCAGCGCTCCACGCTTGTATGTTTGACAGGGGTGTCGCATCACGCGCTGCAGTTTCCGCATGACGTGATCGATATCGCGCTACATGGCAAAGCCGCTGATGACGGTTTCGTTTTGCTGCGGCGCCATTGGAATGGACTGCGCGAACACGTCATAGGCGCATTGCAGCAGTTTCACGCACGTTTTCCCGATGAGCAGGGGCCGGATTCCGCGCGTTTGCGCCGCATTGCTGCGCCTTTGCTCACCGACACGTTGTGGCGCGCCTTGATCGAAGCGCTTGTTTCCGAAGGCCTTGTGTCTAAGAGCGGGCCCTGGCTACACCTGCCTGAGCATTCAGTATCGCTCGATAAGCAGGAAGAAGCGCTTAAACAGATGCTGTTGCCTTTGATGGCGGAAGGCCGCTTCGATCCGCCTTGGGTGCGTGAGCTGGCAGCGACCGTGCATCGACATGAAGACGACGTGCGCGCGTTGCTGCGCAAGCTTGCGCGACAAGGCGACGTGTACCAGGTCGTGCGTGATCTTTTTTACCATCGCGACTCGATGCGCGAGCTTGCGCGCGTGGTCGCGCAACTGGCGGCGCAGCAGGGCGGTGCGCTTTCAGCCGCGGCGTTTCGTGATGAGACGGGGCTTGGGCGTAAGCGGGCGATTCAGGTGCTGGAGTTTTTCGATCGTGTTGGATATACCCGCTTTCAGCGAGATGTTCATTTGTTGCGCGTGGATAGCAGGTTGAGTGAGATGTTGTAG
- a CDS encoding glutamine amidotransferase, translating into MKKKILLAGESWTSTATHAKGFDQFASITHHSGAEQFLALFEHGDYAVTHMPSHDAQTHFPQTPEALRAWDAVILSDIGANTLLLHPDTWIKSQRTPNRLKLLRDYVAAGGGLMMIGGYLSFQGINGSARFRHTPVEEVLPVRCLPYDDRVEVPEGFTPETVTDHPVLQGIDAPWPHLLGYNEVELKSDATLIARVPGTGHPLLAAGEFGSGRTLAWTSDMSVHWLPPEFSSWNGYARLWRNCFDWLTHQSQGRARFGG; encoded by the coding sequence ATGAAAAAGAAGATATTGCTGGCCGGAGAATCGTGGACCTCGACGGCCACGCATGCGAAAGGTTTCGATCAGTTTGCGTCGATCACTCACCACAGCGGTGCAGAGCAGTTTCTCGCGCTGTTCGAACATGGCGATTATGCGGTGACGCATATGCCCAGTCACGATGCGCAGACGCACTTCCCGCAGACACCGGAAGCGCTTCGCGCATGGGATGCGGTGATCCTGTCCGATATCGGCGCGAACACGCTGCTGCTGCACCCGGACACATGGATCAAAAGCCAGCGCACGCCGAACCGGTTGAAGCTGCTGCGCGACTACGTCGCCGCGGGCGGTGGGCTCATGATGATCGGCGGCTATCTGAGCTTTCAGGGCATCAACGGCAGTGCGCGCTTTCGACACACACCGGTCGAAGAAGTCTTGCCCGTGCGCTGTCTACCCTATGACGACCGCGTTGAAGTACCGGAGGGATTCACGCCCGAGACCGTAACGGACCACCCGGTGCTTCAGGGCATCGACGCCCCCTGGCCGCATCTGCTCGGCTACAACGAAGTGGAGCTCAAATCCGACGCAACGCTCATCGCGCGGGTGCCCGGCACAGGACATCCGTTGCTCGCTGCCGGCGAGTTCGGTTCTGGCCGTACGCTGGCCTGGACCAGCGACATGTCCGTCCATTGGCTACCTCCCGAGTTCTCGTCCTGGAACGGTTACGCGCGACTGTGGCGTAACTGCTTTGACTGGCTGACGCACCAATCGCAAGGCCGTGCGCGGTTCGGAGGATAG